A genome region from Nocardia sp. NBC_01730 includes the following:
- a CDS encoding glycosyltransferase codes for MRIVQLANFYGPRSGGLRTALHHLGDGYVAAGHEVVLIVPGSRRSEEVLPTGVVRITLPAAAIPWTGGYRAADSWRVADVLTGLRADVLEVSDRLTLRGFGRWARRRDVAGVMISHERLDRLLGQVLPGPAARRCADVANRRTAADYDIVVCTTAFARQEFLRIGARNVELVPLGVDLELFSPSRRDRGLRADLGVAGHPLLVHCGRLSVEKRVDRSIEAVGALRKAGIEARLVVAGDGPRREALERRARTMPLLPGGLPAVHFTGFIAERAMVAKLLATADVSLAPGPHETFGLAALEALAAGTPVVASQSSALADIVTSDCGAVAADHPSAFARAVTDVLAMPQAGRREAARSRAEQFTWPRAVAGMLAVLGR; via the coding sequence GTGCGCATTGTTCAGCTCGCGAACTTCTACGGCCCGCGGTCGGGTGGGTTGCGCACCGCGTTGCACCACCTCGGCGATGGCTATGTCGCCGCCGGACACGAGGTGGTGCTGATCGTGCCGGGTTCGCGGCGATCCGAGGAGGTGCTGCCCACGGGGGTCGTTCGGATCACGTTGCCCGCGGCGGCCATTCCCTGGACAGGTGGTTACCGGGCCGCGGACTCGTGGCGGGTAGCCGATGTGCTAACCGGGCTGCGTGCCGACGTGCTCGAGGTGTCCGACCGGCTGACACTGCGCGGATTCGGCCGCTGGGCGCGGCGGCGCGACGTCGCGGGGGTGATGATCTCGCATGAGCGACTCGATCGGCTGCTCGGCCAGGTGCTACCCGGTCCTGCGGCGCGGCGCTGCGCCGACGTGGCCAACCGGCGCACCGCCGCCGATTACGACATCGTCGTCTGCACCACCGCATTCGCTCGCCAGGAGTTCCTGCGGATCGGCGCGCGGAACGTCGAGCTGGTGCCGCTCGGAGTGGATCTGGAGCTGTTCAGCCCGAGCAGGCGCGACCGCGGACTGCGCGCGGATCTCGGTGTGGCCGGGCATCCGCTGCTGGTCCACTGCGGCAGGTTGTCGGTGGAGAAGCGGGTGGATCGCAGCATCGAGGCGGTCGGCGCGCTACGCAAAGCAGGCATCGAGGCCCGGCTGGTGGTCGCCGGGGACGGGCCGCGGCGCGAGGCGCTGGAGCGGCGAGCGCGGACGATGCCTCTGCTGCCGGGCGGGCTGCCCGCCGTGCATTTCACGGGGTTCATCGCCGAGCGTGCGATGGTCGCGAAACTGCTTGCCACCGCGGATGTCTCGCTGGCGCCAGGTCCGCACGAGACGTTCGGGCTCGCCGCGCTGGAGGCGCTCGCGGCGGGCACGCCGGTGGTGGCGAGCCAGTCCTCGGCGCTGGCCGACATCGTCACCTCCGACTGCGGTGCCGTCGCCGCCGACCATCCGTCGGCGTTCGCGCGGGCGGTGACCGATGTGCTGGCCATGCCGCAAGCCGGGCGGCGCGAGGCGGCGCGCAGTCGCGCGGAACAGTTCACCTGGCCGCGGGCTGTCGCGGGCATGCTCGCAGTACTCGGCCGTTAG
- a CDS encoding putative bifunctional diguanylate cyclase/phosphodiesterase, which translates to MGVDATTMVAATERVLAQLVEYFDVDFSYVRHTDRERRATVLIAEWPHRQNVPDPDPLGVIYFDTADPVFRALENATEPMVARPTPEFADYQETVRRASGIAAVTSAAVPLLSRGESTGALGFVKEGDREWSTRELNVLKAIAALFAQLQARVVAEERLRYIALHDDLTGLANRRALLEHMEERLRTGSPGPVAAFFLDLDRLKALNDFLGHTAGDNFIRTLSTRLRENLDPNDMIARLGGDEFVIVPAKPMDAVAAEYEANRIQQLIARRVTVGGESVSRAASVGVALGNPGETTVADVLRRADHALLSAKSGGGNGVAVFTDTMRAQFELQDDVELNLRGAVSDGSLLLHYQPEVDLRTGRIVALEALVRWLHPTRGLLPPGAFVTVAEATNLAGELGRWVIRSACAQFAEWRRRGLAANVVMRINVSPVQLVSLDFVERIEDILRLFGIDGSSVCLEITEHVVVQDLARTQVTLRGLKRMGVQIAIDDFGTGYSSLSHLKALPVDAVKIDRGFVQRLGASTDDLAIVKSIIGLAGSFGLGVVGEGVETAVAARTLVGLGCYRAQGFLIARPMPAEQVEAHLSVGKIALDLDLPRAGRGLPTH; encoded by the coding sequence ATGGGTGTGGACGCCACGACGATGGTGGCTGCGACCGAACGTGTGCTCGCTCAATTGGTCGAATACTTCGACGTGGATTTCAGCTATGTGCGACACACTGACCGCGAACGTCGAGCAACCGTTCTCATCGCGGAGTGGCCGCACCGGCAGAACGTGCCCGATCCGGACCCGCTGGGCGTGATCTATTTCGACACTGCCGACCCGGTATTCCGCGCGCTGGAGAACGCGACCGAGCCGATGGTCGCACGTCCGACCCCGGAGTTCGCCGATTACCAGGAGACGGTCCGGCGGGCGTCCGGCATTGCGGCGGTGACCTCGGCCGCCGTGCCGCTGCTGTCCAGAGGTGAGTCGACCGGTGCTCTCGGATTCGTGAAGGAGGGTGATCGGGAGTGGAGCACTCGCGAACTCAATGTCCTCAAGGCGATCGCGGCGCTTTTTGCTCAGTTGCAGGCGCGGGTGGTCGCCGAGGAACGGCTCCGATATATCGCGCTGCACGACGACCTGACCGGGCTGGCCAATCGGCGCGCGCTGCTCGAGCATATGGAAGAAAGATTACGTACCGGTAGCCCCGGCCCAGTGGCGGCCTTCTTTCTCGACCTCGATCGTCTGAAGGCACTCAACGATTTCCTCGGTCACACCGCGGGGGACAACTTCATCCGCACGTTGTCGACGCGGCTGCGGGAGAACCTGGACCCGAACGACATGATCGCCCGACTGGGTGGCGACGAATTCGTCATCGTTCCCGCCAAACCCATGGACGCGGTGGCCGCCGAGTACGAGGCGAACCGCATCCAGCAGTTGATCGCCCGGCGCGTCACCGTCGGCGGCGAGTCCGTCAGTCGCGCTGCCAGCGTCGGTGTTGCGCTCGGAAATCCGGGCGAGACCACCGTTGCCGACGTGCTCCGCCGCGCCGACCACGCGCTGCTCTCGGCGAAGTCCGGCGGCGGCAACGGCGTCGCGGTGTTCACCGACACCATGCGTGCGCAGTTCGAACTACAAGACGACGTCGAACTCAACCTGCGCGGCGCGGTCTCGGACGGCTCGCTGCTGCTGCACTACCAACCCGAGGTAGACCTGCGCACCGGCCGCATCGTCGCGTTGGAGGCGCTGGTTCGCTGGTTGCATCCGACCAGGGGACTGTTGCCGCCCGGCGCGTTCGTCACTGTCGCCGAGGCCACCAATCTGGCAGGTGAGCTGGGGCGCTGGGTGATCCGGTCGGCGTGTGCGCAGTTCGCCGAATGGCGGCGCCGCGGCTTGGCGGCCAATGTCGTGATGCGGATCAACGTGTCACCGGTGCAGCTGGTCAGCCTCGATTTCGTCGAGCGGATCGAAGACATCCTGCGGCTGTTCGGCATCGACGGAAGTTCGGTGTGTCTCGAGATCACCGAGCACGTTGTGGTGCAGGATCTGGCCAGAACCCAGGTCACGCTGCGCGGACTGAAGCGAATGGGTGTGCAGATCGCCATCGACGACTTCGGCACCGGATACAGCTCGCTGTCGCACCTCAAAGCACTGCCCGTAGACGCGGTGAAGATCGATCGGGGCTTCGTGCAGCGCCTCGGCGCGAGCACGGACGATCTGGCCATCGTGAAATCCATTATCGGCCTTGCCGGTTCGTTCGGCCTCGGCGTGGTCGGCGAAGGCGTGGAGACCGCGGTCGCCGCCAGGACCCTGGTCGGCCTCGGATGCTATCGGGCGCAGGGTTTCCTGATCGCGCGGCCGATGCCCGCCGAGCAGGTCGAAGCCCATCTGTCCGTCGGCAAGATCGCGCTCGACCTCGATTTGCCCCGCGCCGGTCGCGGCTTGCCTACGCACTGA
- a CDS encoding Rv1355c family protein — MGDDRSRMAQHRPLILDRNDPEDARTLAALRAYPHLEFTDLRGLLRAEIGKMVAAPNVLEGPEADRWIYYPWRAAVIALPGPLTFRMIRLDRNRNKLTRSEQERLADLAIGIIGQSAGHAIAHLLALEGVCGSLRLADLDDIELSNLNRVPGTLFDIGVNKAVVTARRIAELDPYLPVEIFGAGIDDNSVDEFVDGLSIVVEECDSLDMKLVIREAAARHGIPLLMETSDRGLLDVERFDIEPQRPAFHGLLGDIHAADLRGLTAREKAPFVVKLLGAAGLSPRLGASLVEVGETVTSWPQLAGDVTMGAASVAAAVRRIGLGMTLNSGRVRVDLERHLDELADPSPTGEQVWTEAADESADGPIDSVLACAQRAPSGGNMQPWSLRAGSGDIRIELAPEYTSAMDIGYRGSAVALGAAVYNARVAAAAHGILGPHEFVEGAPGSGELVANLRLGSDRNPALAADYPAVLRRATNRRVGTGARLADGVLDSLVAAAESAGAHLRAVVDRPGIEQAARLLGESDRIRYLTPRLYEEMLAEVRWPDDDPETGIDARSLELTDDEWAAFEIITRADVMAQLRSWSGGAALGKYTCDRVLSSSAIVAVTFDGTNPRLTEYAEAGAAAASVWVQAERLGLCVQPISPVYLYARRPGELTAISPDFVDTLASLQGRFLNLLEVPEHEIMALVLRLSYASAATVRSRRRPVLGVDTSS; from the coding sequence ATGGGCGATGACCGGAGCCGGATGGCGCAACATCGGCCACTTATTCTCGACCGGAACGATCCGGAAGACGCTCGGACACTTGCCGCGCTGCGCGCGTATCCGCACCTCGAATTCACCGACCTTCGAGGGTTGCTGCGTGCTGAAATCGGCAAAATGGTTGCCGCGCCGAATGTTTTGGAGGGCCCCGAGGCGGACCGGTGGATCTACTATCCGTGGCGCGCCGCGGTGATCGCATTGCCGGGCCCGCTAACTTTCCGAATGATTCGGCTGGACCGAAACCGGAACAAGCTGACCAGATCCGAGCAGGAGCGCCTGGCAGATCTCGCGATCGGAATTATCGGACAAAGTGCCGGACATGCCATAGCGCACCTCCTCGCACTCGAAGGTGTCTGCGGAAGTCTGCGATTGGCCGACCTGGACGATATCGAGTTGTCCAATCTCAACCGAGTTCCGGGAACGCTGTTCGACATCGGCGTCAATAAAGCTGTCGTTACGGCACGACGGATTGCCGAACTGGATCCCTATCTGCCGGTGGAGATCTTCGGCGCTGGCATCGACGATAATTCGGTGGACGAGTTCGTGGACGGCCTCTCGATCGTCGTCGAGGAATGTGATTCCCTCGATATGAAGCTCGTGATACGCGAGGCGGCAGCGAGACACGGAATTCCGCTACTGATGGAGACCAGTGACCGAGGTTTGCTGGATGTCGAGCGTTTCGATATCGAGCCACAGCGCCCCGCGTTCCACGGTTTGCTCGGCGATATCCACGCGGCCGACCTGCGCGGGCTGACTGCCAGGGAAAAGGCGCCGTTCGTGGTGAAGCTGCTCGGTGCCGCAGGGCTGTCGCCGCGGCTCGGCGCGAGCCTGGTCGAAGTCGGTGAGACGGTGACCAGCTGGCCGCAGCTGGCCGGCGACGTCACTATGGGCGCCGCGAGTGTCGCCGCCGCGGTCCGCCGTATCGGACTCGGGATGACGCTGAACTCCGGTCGCGTCCGCGTGGATCTGGAACGGCATCTGGACGAGTTGGCCGACCCGTCGCCGACCGGCGAACAGGTCTGGACGGAGGCCGCGGACGAATCCGCCGATGGCCCGATCGACAGCGTGCTCGCGTGTGCGCAGCGCGCCCCGTCCGGGGGAAACATGCAGCCCTGGTCACTGCGGGCCGGGTCAGGTGACATTCGCATCGAGCTGGCGCCTGAATACACGTCGGCGATGGATATCGGCTATCGCGGCAGCGCCGTCGCGCTCGGCGCTGCTGTGTACAACGCGCGTGTCGCGGCCGCCGCGCACGGCATTCTCGGCCCGCACGAGTTCGTCGAGGGGGCGCCGGGGTCCGGTGAGCTCGTCGCGAATCTTCGGCTGGGCAGTGACCGGAATCCGGCGCTCGCCGCCGACTATCCCGCGGTGTTGCGCCGCGCGACCAACCGCAGGGTCGGTACCGGTGCCCGACTGGCCGACGGCGTGCTCGATTCGCTTGTCGCGGCCGCCGAATCGGCTGGTGCGCATCTTCGCGCCGTGGTCGATCGACCGGGAATTGAACAAGCTGCACGTTTGCTGGGAGAATCTGATCGAATCCGCTATCTCACGCCGCGGTTATACGAGGAAATGCTCGCCGAAGTCCGTTGGCCCGACGACGACCCGGAAACCGGGATCGACGCGCGCAGCCTCGAACTCACCGATGACGAGTGGGCGGCATTCGAGATCATCACGCGCGCCGATGTCATGGCGCAGTTGCGATCCTGGTCGGGAGGTGCGGCTCTCGGGAAATACACCTGCGACCGCGTGCTGTCCAGCTCCGCCATTGTGGCAGTGACATTCGATGGAACGAACCCGCGGTTGACCGAGTATGCCGAGGCAGGTGCCGCGGCTGCCTCGGTTTGGGTGCAGGCCGAGCGGCTCGGATTGTGCGTGCAACCGATTTCGCCCGTATACCTCTATGCCCGACGCCCTGGCGAACTTACCGCGATTTCCCCCGACTTCGTGGATACACTAGCGTCACTTCAGGGTCGTTTCCTGAACCTGCTGGAAGTGCCTGAGCATGAGATCATGGCGTTGGTGCTTCGCCTGAGCTACGCCTCCGCCGCCACGGTTCGCAGCAGGCGGCGTCCGGTGCTCGGTGTGGACACCAGTAGCTAG
- a CDS encoding effector binding domain-containing protein translates to MTYAIVVRAEAIYGGLIVPRVRPSFKVSNSDLIEFLKDRLRDRVGADHAMYTVYVPDPAGNYNAVVCFEYPAAEAVPVGDVLVRVPKGVYARFAPNGDYHDPVEDVWAQVDDATASAEITRAYREEIEIWRGPESVELFISILV, encoded by the coding sequence ATGACCTATGCGATCGTGGTGCGTGCCGAGGCGATCTACGGCGGGCTGATCGTTCCGCGGGTGCGTCCGAGTTTCAAGGTCAGCAACAGCGACCTGATCGAGTTTCTCAAGGACCGGCTGCGCGACCGGGTGGGCGCGGATCACGCGATGTACACGGTGTACGTGCCCGATCCGGCCGGGAACTACAACGCGGTGGTCTGCTTCGAATACCCGGCGGCGGAGGCCGTTCCGGTGGGTGACGTCCTGGTGCGTGTGCCGAAAGGCGTCTACGCCCGTTTTGCGCCGAACGGTGACTATCACGATCCGGTGGAGGACGTGTGGGCGCAGGTCGACGACGCGACGGCGTCGGCCGAAATTACCCGTGCCTACCGTGAAGAGATCGAGATCTGGCGGGGACCGGAGTCGGTCGAGCTGTTCATCTCCATCCTCGTCTAG
- a CDS encoding GyrI-like domain-containing protein, with translation MQFEVVERDETWVAGLPVRSPKRALGELRDRDLEAAWAAVLHQELGGPLASAYTDYSGELGTYNTQIVGYQCASFDKVTRGHLVARMPRGRYARFSSVGNFPQVMTDLWTQIAYAEEHKQIKRTYTGDFECYPHAYKIDLYLAVEAR, from the coding sequence ATGCAGTTTGAAGTCGTCGAGCGGGACGAGACGTGGGTTGCCGGGCTGCCGGTACGCAGCCCGAAGCGCGCGCTCGGAGAACTGCGTGACCGTGATCTGGAGGCTGCGTGGGCGGCCGTTTTGCACCAGGAGCTCGGCGGGCCGTTGGCCAGCGCTTACACCGACTACTCCGGCGAGCTCGGCACGTACAACACGCAGATCGTCGGCTACCAGTGCGCGTCGTTCGACAAGGTCACCCGCGGTCACCTTGTCGCCCGGATGCCGCGTGGCCGCTACGCTCGGTTCTCCTCGGTCGGTAACTTTCCGCAGGTGATGACCGACCTGTGGACGCAGATTGCCTACGCCGAGGAGCACAAACAGATCAAACGGACGTATACCGGCGATTTCGAGTGCTATCCGCACGCGTACAAGATCGATCTCTACCTGGCGGTCGAGGCGCGATGA
- a CDS encoding uracil-DNA glycosylase, which yields MCRTIAELDTAVADCFACPRLVAWREFAAREKRAAFRDQTYWGRAVPGFGPADARMLIVGLAPAAHGGNRTGRMFTGDRSGDVLFAALYAAGLANQPTATSIDDGLRLSGVRVTAPVHCAPPGNKPNPDERDRCRHWLDTELSLLTPTLRSVVVLGAFGWQALLPVLADAGWVVPRPRPKFGHGAHVALAPVDVDRAPLHLFGCYHVSQQNTFTGRLTPAMLEAVLSDAAAAAGIGGHSAPAPRR from the coding sequence ATGTGCCGCACCATCGCCGAACTCGACACCGCGGTTGCGGACTGCTTCGCCTGCCCGCGTCTGGTCGCATGGCGCGAGTTCGCCGCCCGCGAGAAGCGCGCCGCCTTCCGTGACCAGACTTATTGGGGTCGTGCGGTTCCCGGATTCGGCCCGGCAGACGCGCGGATGCTGATCGTCGGGCTGGCGCCCGCCGCGCACGGCGGCAACCGGACCGGGCGCATGTTCACCGGAGACCGCAGCGGAGACGTGCTCTTCGCCGCGCTGTACGCCGCGGGTCTGGCCAACCAGCCGACCGCAACCAGCATCGACGACGGGCTGCGGCTGTCCGGCGTGCGGGTCACCGCCCCGGTGCACTGCGCCCCACCGGGCAACAAGCCGAACCCCGACGAGCGGGACCGCTGCCGTCACTGGTTGGACACCGAACTGTCGTTGCTGACGCCGACATTGCGCTCGGTGGTGGTGCTCGGGGCGTTCGGCTGGCAGGCACTGCTTCCGGTGCTGGCCGACGCGGGCTGGGTCGTGCCGCGACCGCGACCGAAGTTCGGCCACGGAGCGCATGTGGCATTGGCCCCGGTCGACGTCGACCGGGCGCCGCTGCACCTGTTCGGCTGCTATCACGTGAGCCAGCAAAACACCTTCACCGGGCGGCTCACACCGGCCATGCTCGAGGCAGTGCTCAGCGATGCGGCAGCGGCCGCGGGAATCGGCGGACATTCCGCGCCCGCACCTCGCCGGTGA
- a CDS encoding ferredoxin — protein sequence MKIFADRAVCEGHGMCEALAPDVFRVGDDGIVVPLADPVSASGRALIELAVDSCPVQALRLG from the coding sequence ATGAAGATCTTCGCCGACCGCGCGGTCTGCGAGGGGCACGGCATGTGTGAAGCCTTGGCGCCCGATGTATTTCGCGTCGGCGACGACGGGATCGTCGTTCCGCTTGCCGATCCGGTTTCCGCGTCGGGTCGCGCGCTGATCGAACTCGCCGTCGACAGTTGCCCGGTTCAGGCGCTGCGGCTGGGCTGA
- a CDS encoding cytochrome P450: MNLLVPQTINEVAGTIRQARARLAWRAQRAGARLAERYPVSARPLAEPPSGSGLKPVSGDFGLPGIGYTLHALADPIQFSRKRFDQWGPIQWFGLLGRRVVGIGSPEGLEAVMMDRNKALSAQRGWEFLIGPFFRGGLLLRDFDEHLFHRRIMQQAFTRPRLIGYLDLTTPRITSGIAGWRPGSDFRVYSAIKKLLLQQATEVFAGAELGREAARLERAFEDAVRGGAALIRTNMPGGVWARGLRGRRTLERYLRRELPNKRAGNGNDLFSVLCRATTEEGHTFTDAEVVEHMIFVMMAAHDTSTIAASMLVYELARHPEWQDRLRAESVALGKPSLDYDDLDRLPSLDLAFKEALRIYSPVAQQVRETLRDTDILGYYLPKGTLVLSGTYAIMRTDEYWHDADVFDPDRFADHRREDKSHRFAWAPFGGGAHKCIGLYFGAMTVKALVHQMLLSYRWSISDGYRVPLVAGTGPTPADGLPIHLERIAR, translated from the coding sequence ATGAATCTTCTTGTGCCCCAGACGATCAACGAGGTTGCCGGCACTATCCGCCAGGCGCGGGCCAGGTTGGCCTGGCGCGCGCAGCGGGCGGGCGCCCGGCTGGCCGAGCGCTACCCCGTCTCGGCGCGGCCGCTGGCCGAGCCGCCGTCGGGTAGCGGACTGAAACCGGTGTCGGGAGACTTCGGTCTTCCCGGAATCGGGTACACCCTGCATGCGTTGGCCGATCCGATTCAGTTCTCGCGCAAGAGATTCGATCAGTGGGGGCCGATCCAGTGGTTCGGGCTGCTCGGTCGCCGCGTGGTCGGCATCGGCAGTCCGGAGGGGCTGGAGGCGGTCATGATGGACCGGAACAAGGCATTGTCGGCGCAGCGCGGTTGGGAATTCCTGATCGGCCCGTTCTTCCGCGGTGGGCTCCTGCTCCGCGATTTCGACGAGCACCTGTTCCATCGGCGTATCATGCAGCAGGCTTTCACCAGGCCACGGTTGATCGGCTACCTGGATCTGACCACCCCGCGGATCACCAGCGGGATCGCGGGCTGGCGGCCCGGTAGCGACTTCCGCGTGTACAGCGCGATCAAGAAACTGCTGCTCCAGCAGGCCACGGAGGTGTTCGCGGGCGCGGAACTCGGCAGGGAGGCGGCTCGGTTGGAGCGTGCCTTCGAGGACGCGGTGCGCGGTGGAGCGGCGCTGATCCGGACGAACATGCCGGGTGGGGTGTGGGCCCGCGGGTTGCGCGGGCGGCGGACGCTCGAGAGATATCTACGCCGCGAGCTACCGAACAAACGCGCGGGCAACGGCAACGATCTGTTCAGCGTGCTGTGCCGTGCGACCACGGAGGAGGGGCATACCTTCACCGACGCCGAGGTGGTCGAGCACATGATCTTCGTGATGATGGCCGCGCACGACACCAGCACCATCGCCGCGTCCATGCTGGTCTACGAACTCGCCAGGCACCCCGAATGGCAGGATCGGCTGCGGGCCGAATCCGTCGCGCTGGGGAAGCCTTCGCTCGACTACGACGATCTCGATCGCCTGCCCTCGCTGGACCTCGCGTTCAAGGAGGCACTGCGGATCTATTCGCCGGTGGCCCAGCAGGTGCGTGAAACCCTCAGGGATACCGATATTCTCGGCTATTACCTGCCGAAAGGAACGCTCGTCCTCAGCGGCACGTACGCCATCATGCGCACCGACGAGTACTGGCACGATGCGGATGTCTTCGACCCGGACCGTTTCGCCGACCACCGCCGTGAGGACAAATCCCACCGCTTCGCATGGGCTCCCTTCGGTGGTGGCGCGCACAAGTGCATCGGCCTCTACTTCGGCGCGATGACCGTGAAAGCTCTCGTGCACCAGATGCTGTTGAGCTATCGCTGGAGCATTTCCGACGGCTACCGGGTGCCCTTGGTCGCGGGAACCGGCCCTACGCCCGCTGACGGACTGCCGATTCATCTGGAACGGATCGCCCGATGA
- a CDS encoding cytochrome P450 has translation MASEGPRVPLYSSEFASDPHRAYDEMRKQYGSLAPVELAPGVPATLVVGYDTALRILNDPERFPADPRTWQQNIPADCPVLPLMEWRPTGSRNDGAALHRYRQAITASVNKVDLYALDATVEKIAIPLVNAFCQAGTADLISQYAFPLAFAVVDSLLGCPPKIGQRVAAGMAAMFEGIDAEDGNKMIAEAMLELVALKRTEPGNDITSVLLRHPAELDELEMIHQLTSFYGAGIEMQQNLIGNTLLLILTDERFGGSVLGGTLSTRDALDEVLFNNPPLANLLTTYPRQPILIDDVWLPAHQPIVISMAGCNNDPAIRTENHTGNRSHLAWGIGPHACPAQSLAYLIAQDAIDQLLDALPEIRLAIPVDAPTWRPGPFHRSLVDLPVAFPPSAPLNGY, from the coding sequence ATGGCTTCCGAAGGCCCGAGGGTGCCGCTGTACTCGTCGGAATTCGCCTCGGATCCGCACCGTGCGTACGACGAAATGCGAAAGCAGTACGGCTCTTTGGCTCCAGTCGAGCTGGCACCGGGCGTGCCTGCCACGTTGGTGGTCGGGTACGACACCGCGCTGCGGATCCTCAACGATCCCGAACGCTTCCCTGCCGATCCGCGCACCTGGCAGCAGAACATCCCGGCCGACTGCCCCGTCCTGCCGCTTATGGAGTGGCGTCCCACCGGGAGCCGAAACGACGGAGCGGCCCTCCATCGGTACCGGCAGGCCATCACCGCGAGCGTCAACAAGGTAGATCTGTACGCTCTCGATGCCACCGTGGAGAAGATCGCCATCCCGCTGGTCAACGCCTTCTGCCAGGCCGGCACGGCCGATCTGATCAGTCAGTACGCGTTCCCGCTCGCATTCGCGGTCGTCGATTCCCTGCTCGGCTGCCCGCCGAAGATCGGACAGCGGGTCGCGGCAGGCATGGCCGCGATGTTCGAGGGGATCGATGCCGAGGACGGCAACAAGATGATCGCCGAGGCGATGCTGGAATTGGTGGCCCTCAAACGGACCGAACCCGGCAACGACATCACTTCGGTACTACTACGGCATCCGGCCGAACTCGATGAACTGGAGATGATCCACCAGCTGACAAGCTTCTACGGCGCCGGGATCGAAATGCAACAGAATCTGATCGGCAACACCCTGCTGCTGATCCTCACCGACGAACGCTTCGGCGGAAGTGTCCTCGGCGGGACCCTGTCCACCCGCGACGCCCTGGACGAGGTCTTGTTCAACAACCCGCCGCTGGCGAACCTCCTCACCACCTACCCCCGTCAGCCGATCCTCATCGACGACGTCTGGCTACCCGCGCATCAGCCGATCGTCATCAGCATGGCCGGCTGTAACAACGACCCCGCGATCCGGACCGAGAATCACACAGGCAATCGCTCGCATCTGGCGTGGGGCATCGGCCCACACGCCTGCCCCGCGCAGTCGCTGGCCTACCTGATCGCTCAGGATGCCATCGATCAGCTTCTCGATGCGCTGCCCGAGATCCGGCTGGCCATACCGGTCGACGCACCGACCTGGCGGCCTGGTCCCTTCCACCGGTCCTTGGTGGATCTGCCGGTCGCCTTTCCCCCCTCCGCTCCGCTGAACGGGTACTGA
- a CDS encoding DUF4254 domain-containing protein — protein sequence MEPLLSGEELLRAIRGDRAGGHPLARWAYLLAGLHRAAMRAREEAVVAPENGDERGYLVHAIDVWTEQQVPQHHQGVALHTETLGSVIDRIADAHVRADAVLTTCATAGDPRVHAAWFRLAELVDGYNDLAAQVVDGVRRLPVPAGEGW from the coding sequence ATGGAACCGTTGTTGTCCGGCGAGGAGCTGCTGCGCGCCATCCGCGGTGATCGCGCCGGTGGCCATCCGTTGGCGCGGTGGGCGTACCTGCTCGCCGGCCTGCACCGCGCAGCCATGCGCGCCCGCGAAGAAGCGGTTGTGGCGCCCGAGAATGGTGATGAGCGTGGCTATCTCGTGCATGCGATCGACGTGTGGACCGAGCAGCAGGTGCCGCAGCATCACCAGGGTGTCGCACTGCACACCGAGACGCTCGGATCGGTGATCGATCGCATCGCCGACGCCCATGTTCGTGCCGATGCCGTGCTCACGACCTGCGCGACCGCCGGAGATCCTCGTGTGCACGCCGCCTGGTTCCGGCTGGCGGAACTGGTCGACGGATACAACGATCTGGCCGCGCAGGTGGTCGATGGGGTGCGGCGGCTGCCGGTGCCTGCGGGGGAGGGCTGGTGA